Proteins encoded in a region of the Pseudomonas denitrificans (nom. rej.) genome:
- a CDS encoding AMP-binding protein, with amino-acid sequence MDLGKILRRSALYWPDRAAVVDSRQRITFADLERRTSRLASGLLALALALGQGARASIYIAPAWAMAGGLPDWRAHWHHACRHWPRCRRC; translated from the coding sequence GTGGACCTGGGTAAAATCCTGCGCCGTAGCGCGCTTTACTGGCCTGACCGCGCAGCCGTGGTCGACTCCCGCCAACGTATCACCTTCGCCGACCTCGAACGCCGCACCAGCCGCCTGGCCTCAGGGCTGCTGGCGCTGGCGCTGGCGCTGGGGCAGGGCGCCCGGGCGTCCATCTATATCGCCCCGGCCTGGGCGATGGCGGGCGGATTGCCGGACTGGCGCGCGCACTGGCATCACGCCTGTCGACACTGGCCTAGGTGTCGTCGCTGCTGA
- a CDS encoding MFS transporter, with protein MIHTQSAPLAAVAPHGSSFFGKVRGAMAVGKVRWGMLALVFFATTLNYIDRAALGVMQPVLAEKMAWTAMDYANINFWFQVGYAIGFVLQGRLIDRIGVKRAFFFAVLLWSFATGAHGLASSAAGFMVCRFILGLTEAANYPACVKTTRLWFPAGERAMATGIFNAGTNVGAMVTPALLPLILAAWGWQAAFLCMSALGFVWVVLWSLKYFNPEEHPTVKQSELDYIQEADEPPAERVPFSAILRMRGTWAFALAYSLTAPVFWFYLYWLPPFLNQQYGLGISVTQMGIPLMLIWLTADFGSIGGGILSSWLIGRGMNSIHARLLSMFICACAIIGVIFAAKASGLWVAVAAIALGVGAHQAWTANIWSLVMDYTPKHLMSTVFGFGGMFAAIGGMFMTQIVGYILTATHNNYAILFTIIPTMYFLALAWMFFMAPRKVPGAAT; from the coding sequence ATGATCCATACGCAATCCGCTCCCCTTGCTGCGGTCGCCCCGCACGGTTCCTCTTTCTTCGGCAAGGTGCGTGGCGCCATGGCCGTCGGCAAGGTGCGCTGGGGCATGCTCGCCCTGGTGTTCTTCGCCACCACCCTGAACTACATCGACCGCGCCGCGCTGGGCGTGATGCAGCCGGTGCTCGCCGAGAAAATGGCCTGGACGGCCATGGACTACGCCAACATCAACTTCTGGTTCCAGGTCGGCTACGCCATCGGCTTCGTGCTGCAGGGCCGGCTGATCGACCGCATCGGCGTGAAACGCGCGTTCTTCTTCGCCGTGCTGCTGTGGAGCTTCGCCACCGGCGCCCACGGCCTGGCCAGCTCGGCGGCCGGCTTCATGGTCTGCCGCTTCATCCTCGGCCTGACCGAGGCGGCCAATTACCCCGCCTGCGTGAAGACCACGCGCCTGTGGTTCCCCGCCGGCGAGCGGGCCATGGCCACCGGCATCTTCAACGCCGGCACCAATGTCGGCGCCATGGTCACCCCCGCGCTGCTGCCGCTGATCCTCGCGGCCTGGGGCTGGCAGGCGGCGTTCCTGTGCATGAGCGCACTGGGCTTCGTCTGGGTGGTGCTGTGGAGCCTGAAGTACTTCAACCCCGAAGAACACCCGACGGTGAAGCAGAGCGAGCTGGACTACATCCAGGAAGCCGACGAGCCGCCAGCCGAGCGCGTGCCCTTCTCCGCCATCCTGCGCATGCGTGGCACCTGGGCCTTTGCCCTGGCTTACTCGCTGACCGCGCCGGTGTTCTGGTTCTACCTCTACTGGCTGCCGCCGTTCCTCAACCAGCAGTACGGCCTGGGCATCAGCGTCACCCAGATGGGCATACCGCTGATGCTGATCTGGCTGACCGCTGACTTCGGCAGCATCGGTGGCGGCATCCTCTCTTCCTGGCTGATCGGTCGTGGCATGAACTCCATCCATGCGCGCCTGCTGTCGATGTTCATCTGCGCCTGCGCCATCATCGGCGTGATCTTCGCCGCCAAGGCCAGCGGCCTGTGGGTCGCGGTGGCCGCCATCGCCCTGGGCGTCGGCGCGCACCAGGCCTGGACGGCGAACATCTGGAGCCTGGTGATGGACTACACGCCCAAGCACCTGATGAGCACGGTATTCGGCTTTGGCGGCATGTTCGCGGCGATTGGCGGCATGTTCATGACCCAGATCGTCGGCTACATCCTCACCGCGACCCACAACAACTACGCGATCCTCTTCACCATCATCCCGACCATGTACTTCCTGGCCCTGGCCTGGATGTTCTTCATGGCCCCGCGCAAGGTGCCCGGCGCTGCGACCTGA
- a CDS encoding cupin domain-containing protein — protein sequence MPATTSLKCLLAGLALALSLPLFAHHATQEKIEVQQEHKLPDAAGKKGLMITVSYAPGQSSGAHVHSGSVFAYVLEGAVISQLEGQKPVTYQAGQSWYEAPNTPHLVSRNASNEKPAKLLVWMLLDEKAPVLTPLKQ from the coding sequence ATGCCTGCCACCACTTCCCTGAAATGCCTCCTTGCCGGCCTCGCCCTGGCCCTGAGCCTGCCGCTCTTCGCCCACCACGCCACCCAGGAAAAGATCGAGGTTCAGCAGGAGCACAAGCTCCCCGACGCGGCGGGCAAGAAGGGGCTGATGATCACGGTCTCCTATGCGCCCGGGCAGTCTTCCGGGGCCCATGTGCACAGCGGCTCGGTGTTCGCCTACGTGCTCGAAGGGGCGGTGATCTCCCAGCTGGAGGGGCAGAAACCGGTGACCTACCAGGCTGGCCAGTCCTGGTACGAGGCGCCGAACACGCCGCACCTGGTCTCGCGCAACGCCAGCAACGAGAAGCCGGCCAAGCTGCTGGTGTGGATGCTGCTGGACGAGAAGGCCCCGGTGCTGACACCGCTGAAGCAGTGA
- a CDS encoding sodium:solute symporter family protein yields the protein MLIWFVAVYLVITVAVGFYATTRVHNSSDYAAAGRSMSFPLVVTMVFATWFGSEAVLGIPATFLEEGFAGIIEDPFGSFGCLMLVGVVFARPLYRLNLLTIGDFFRKRFGQHVEIFTSLVIIISYMGWVAAQITALGVVFSVLSDGGLTTTQGMIIGTIIVLLHTLFGGMWSVALTDFLQMIIIVCGLFYLVWLIGGMAGGPVNVISHAASEGKFTFLHGTSAKDIVAFLGAAVTMMFGSIPQQDVYARVMSAKTEKIAQRATMTGACCYLVFCMLPIFLIYAASMIEPEMVKHWLAEDSQQILPHLILERTPLFAQIMFFGALLSAIMSSASGALLAPSVTLTENIVKHFLPNMNDRQALLAMRCSVLAMTVATCLFALLSNASIYEMVGNAYKVTLVAAVVPLFFGLFWKRATTQGALTAIACGLIGWVSLELGYQEGDFWPPQLVGLICSAIGMIVGSLAPQFSQHRGESVSDMAAAAAAN from the coding sequence ATGCTGATCTGGTTTGTAGCGGTGTATCTGGTGATCACCGTAGCTGTCGGTTTCTACGCCACCACCCGCGTGCACAACTCCTCGGACTATGCCGCCGCTGGCCGGAGCATGTCCTTCCCCCTCGTCGTGACCATGGTGTTCGCCACCTGGTTCGGCTCCGAAGCCGTGCTGGGCATTCCCGCCACCTTCCTCGAAGAAGGCTTCGCCGGGATCATCGAAGACCCCTTCGGCTCCTTCGGCTGCCTGATGCTGGTCGGCGTCGTCTTCGCCCGCCCGCTGTACCGCCTGAACCTGCTCACCATCGGTGACTTCTTCCGCAAGCGCTTCGGCCAGCACGTGGAAATCTTCACCAGCCTGGTAATCATCATTTCCTACATGGGCTGGGTCGCCGCGCAGATCACCGCGCTGGGCGTGGTCTTCAGCGTGCTCTCCGACGGTGGCCTGACCACCACCCAGGGCATGATCATCGGCACCATCATCGTCCTGCTGCACACCCTGTTCGGCGGCATGTGGTCGGTGGCGCTGACCGACTTCCTGCAGATGATCATCATCGTCTGCGGACTGTTCTACCTGGTGTGGCTCATCGGTGGCATGGCCGGCGGCCCGGTCAACGTGATCAGCCACGCCGCCAGCGAAGGCAAGTTCACCTTCCTGCACGGCACCTCGGCCAAGGACATCGTCGCCTTCCTCGGCGCCGCGGTAACCATGATGTTCGGCTCCATCCCGCAGCAGGACGTGTATGCCCGCGTGATGTCGGCCAAGACCGAGAAGATCGCCCAGCGCGCCACCATGACCGGCGCCTGCTGCTACCTGGTCTTCTGCATGCTGCCGATCTTCCTGATCTATGCCGCCTCGATGATCGAGCCGGAGATGGTCAAGCACTGGCTGGCCGAAGACTCCCAGCAGATTCTGCCGCACCTGATCCTCGAGCGTACCCCGCTGTTCGCCCAGATCATGTTCTTCGGCGCCCTGCTCTCGGCCATCATGTCCTCCGCCTCGGGCGCCCTGCTGGCCCCGTCGGTGACCCTGACCGAGAACATCGTCAAGCACTTCCTGCCCAACATGAACGACCGCCAGGCCCTGCTGGCCATGCGTTGCAGCGTACTGGCGATGACCGTCGCCACCTGCCTGTTCGCCCTGCTGTCCAACGCCAGCATCTACGAGATGGTCGGCAACGCCTACAAGGTGACCCTGGTCGCCGCCGTGGTGCCGCTGTTCTTCGGCCTGTTCTGGAAGCGCGCCACCACCCAGGGCGCCCTGACCGCCATCGCCTGCGGCCTGATCGGCTGGGTGTCGCTGGAACTGGGTTACCAGGAAGGCGACTTCTGGCCGCCGCAACTGGTGGGCCTGATCTGCAGCGCCATCGGCATGATCGTCGGCTCCCTGGCTCCGCAGTTCAGCCAGCACCGTGGCGAGAGCGTGTCGGACATGGCCGCCGCTGCTGCCGCCAATTGA
- a CDS encoding Dyp-type peroxidase, translated as MSLYQPGILATPVPAHARHLFFDLKSLQDLPAALDRLMQFADGERAVVGFGESLVRALGRRIDGLREFPAISGVGVDNPSTPHALWVWLRGEERGELLLRTQEVQSLLAPALELGSLTEAFRHGSGHDLTGYEDGTENPQDDDAIAAAIVEGAAGLAGGSFAAIQQWRHQLQDFAALPQHERDDIMGRRLSDNEELDDAPESAHVKRTAQESFEPEAFIVRRSMPWTQGQDAGLMFLAFGCTLDAFEVQLRRMSGLEDGITDALYRFSRPLTGGYYWCPPRKDGLLDLSALLG; from the coding sequence ATGAGCCTTTACCAGCCCGGCATTCTCGCCACCCCGGTTCCCGCCCACGCCCGCCACCTGTTCTTCGATCTGAAGTCGCTGCAGGATCTGCCCGCCGCGCTGGATCGCCTGATGCAGTTCGCCGATGGCGAGCGCGCGGTGGTCGGCTTCGGTGAGTCGCTGGTGCGTGCGCTGGGCCGCCGCATCGACGGGCTGCGGGAGTTCCCGGCGATCTCCGGCGTGGGCGTCGACAACCCGTCAACCCCGCATGCCCTGTGGGTCTGGCTACGTGGTGAAGAGCGTGGCGAACTGCTTCTGCGCACCCAGGAAGTCCAGTCCCTGCTGGCGCCGGCGCTGGAGCTGGGCAGCCTGACCGAGGCCTTCCGCCATGGCAGCGGCCACGACCTGACCGGCTACGAGGACGGCACCGAAAATCCGCAGGACGACGATGCCATCGCCGCCGCCATCGTTGAAGGCGCTGCGGGCCTCGCCGGCGGCAGCTTCGCCGCGATCCAGCAATGGCGCCACCAGCTTCAGGACTTCGCCGCGCTGCCGCAGCACGAGCGCGACGACATCATGGGGCGTCGCCTGAGCGACAACGAGGAGTTGGACGACGCGCCGGAATCCGCCCACGTCAAGCGCACCGCCCAGGAGAGCTTCGAGCCGGAAGCCTTCATCGTGCGCCGCTCCATGCCCTGGACCCAGGGTCAGGACGCCGGGCTGATGTTCCTGGCCTTCGGCTGCACCCTGGATGCCTTCGAAGTGCAACTGCGGCGCATGAGCGGGCTGGAAGACGGTATCACCGACGCGCTGTACCGCTTCAGCCGGCCGCTCACCGGCGGCTACTACTGGTGCCCGCCGCGCAAGGATGGGCTGCTCGACCTGAGTGCGCTGCTGGGCTGA
- a CDS encoding sensor domain-containing diguanylate cyclase, translating to MKRWSRKPLTLRMLILVFVLLAALATLGNSLVVAYNVQRSALIHSTLEANRAYAAKVASSIHEFLGSARRNLAYSSGILANHFDEPPVLHAEAMRLQAQDAFFNSIIIVDASGKVLQAYPDSLQIVGTTLRSEAVKEALRLKQPKISQAYESIAGNLVVLISQPITSPSGEYLGLVGGSVYILKPSVLHSIIGSHFQQEGTFAFVADANHRLLHHPVRERVGEVVNHSSTIEAALRGESGSMEVLNYQGVPMLAGYAQVPEANWAVVAQQPRDLSLSPLNLLMKDMLLGLIPASLLGVLAIWVGTLLITRPLRQLALSAEQLSNPETPRELQGIKTWYREAAAIRKALLTGVGLMQQKLGQLSQEAQSDALTGLANRRALGVALDALEQSGVAYSVLAVDIDHFKRVNDTWGHDAGDEALRRIAAVLRDSSRAGDLACRAGGEEFVLLLPQTSLETATGIAERIRETVALTQIPQVGLVTLSIGVADLGALAVTPEAVLKLADQRLYSAKQSGRNRVVSSDDT from the coding sequence ATGAAGCGCTGGAGCCGCAAACCGCTGACGTTGCGGATGCTGATACTGGTCTTCGTGCTGCTCGCCGCGCTGGCCACCCTCGGCAACAGCCTGGTGGTCGCCTACAACGTGCAGCGCAGCGCGCTGATCCACTCGACGCTGGAGGCCAATCGCGCCTACGCAGCCAAGGTGGCGTCGAGCATTCACGAGTTCCTCGGCTCCGCGCGGCGCAACCTGGCCTACAGCTCCGGGATACTCGCCAACCACTTCGACGAACCGCCGGTACTGCACGCCGAGGCGATGCGCCTGCAGGCCCAGGACGCCTTCTTCAACTCCATCATCATCGTCGACGCCAGTGGCAAGGTCCTGCAGGCCTATCCCGACTCGCTGCAGATCGTCGGCACCACGCTGCGCTCGGAGGCCGTAAAGGAAGCGCTGCGCCTGAAGCAGCCGAAGATCAGCCAGGCCTACGAGTCCATCGCCGGCAACCTCGTGGTACTGATCTCGCAGCCGATCACCAGCCCGAGCGGCGAGTACCTGGGCCTGGTCGGTGGCTCGGTGTACATCCTCAAGCCCAGCGTGCTGCATAGCATCATCGGCAGCCACTTCCAGCAGGAAGGCACCTTCGCCTTCGTTGCCGACGCCAACCACCGGCTGCTGCACCACCCCGTCCGCGAGCGCGTCGGCGAGGTGGTGAATCACAGCAGCACCATCGAGGCCGCCCTGCGCGGCGAGAGCGGTTCCATGGAGGTACTCAACTACCAGGGCGTGCCCATGCTCGCCGGTTACGCCCAGGTGCCGGAAGCCAACTGGGCAGTGGTAGCCCAGCAGCCGCGTGACCTCAGCCTGTCGCCGCTGAACCTGCTGATGAAGGACATGCTGCTGGGACTGATCCCGGCGAGCCTGCTCGGCGTGCTGGCGATCTGGGTCGGCACCCTGCTGATCACCCGACCGCTGCGCCAGCTGGCGCTGAGCGCCGAGCAGTTGTCGAACCCGGAAACGCCCCGCGAACTACAGGGCATCAAGACCTGGTACCGCGAAGCGGCGGCGATCCGCAAGGCGCTGCTCACCGGTGTCGGTCTGATGCAGCAGAAGCTCGGCCAGCTGAGCCAGGAGGCGCAAAGCGACGCCCTCACCGGCCTGGCCAACCGCCGCGCGCTGGGTGTAGCGCTGGATGCGCTGGAGCAATCCGGGGTGGCCTACTCGGTACTCGCGGTGGATATCGACCACTTCAAGCGGGTCAACGACACCTGGGGCCACGATGCCGGCGACGAAGCCCTGCGGCGGATCGCGGCGGTGCTGCGCGACTCGTCCCGCGCCGGCGACCTGGCCTGCCGCGCCGGTGGCGAGGAATTCGTCCTGCTGCTGCCGCAGACGTCCCTGGAAACCGCCACCGGCATTGCCGAACGCATCCGCGAGACTGTGGCACTCACGCAGATACCGCAGGTGGGGCTGGTCACGCTGTCCATCGGCGTCGCCGACCTGGGCGCACTGGCCGTGACCCCGGAAGCGGTGCTCAAGCTCGCCGACCAGCGCTTGTACAGCGCCAAGCAGAGCGGCCGCAACCGCGTCGTCAGCAGCGACGACACCTAG
- a CDS encoding Yip1 family protein: MTFPLTHFFVHPEKAWHELRDSTDQHPAAYLPFWLLLPLIPAACLFIGTTQVGWRLPGNSETQFLSAASGALLGFWCYVGLVAGIVIIAYLTRWVLFRTEVRPNINHSMGFSTAVALPLMLAGIAALLPSRWLLILAAGAATAYSGWLLFIGLPIYMRLTQRSAAFYAGCILGLGFLALLTTAFGFLEMWGQTMTGTGEYLQE, translated from the coding sequence ATGACCTTTCCCCTGACCCATTTCTTCGTGCACCCCGAGAAGGCCTGGCACGAACTGCGCGACAGCACCGACCAGCACCCGGCGGCCTACCTGCCGTTCTGGCTGCTGCTGCCGCTGATCCCGGCGGCGTGCCTGTTCATCGGCACCACCCAGGTGGGCTGGCGCCTGCCGGGCAACAGCGAAACCCAGTTCCTCAGCGCCGCCAGTGGCGCGCTGCTCGGCTTCTGGTGTTACGTCGGCCTGGTGGCCGGGATAGTGATCATCGCCTACCTCACCCGCTGGGTGCTGTTCCGCACCGAGGTGCGGCCCAATATCAACCACAGCATGGGCTTCTCCACCGCCGTCGCCTTGCCGCTGATGCTCGCCGGTATCGCCGCGCTGCTGCCCTCTCGCTGGCTGCTGATCCTCGCCGCCGGGGCCGCCACGGCCTATTCCGGCTGGCTGCTGTTCATCGGCCTGCCGATCTACATGCGTCTGACCCAGCGCAGCGCCGCGTTCTATGCGGGTTGCATCCTCGGCCTTGGCTTTCTGGCGCTGCTGACCACGGCGTTCGGCTTCCTGGAAATGTGGGGCCAGACAATGACGGGGACTGGGGAATATCTGCAGGAGTAA
- a CDS encoding hybrid sensor histidine kinase/response regulator, translating to MPDTTASTAQLVEDARYRLLVEAVTDYAIYMLDPDGRVSSWSSGAQRLKGYAADEILGEHFSRFYTPADRAAGLPELALGEAARVGRFESEGWRLHRDGSSFWAHVVIDAIRDVSGELLGFAKITRDRTEQHETEQALRRSEQHFRLLVNGVTDYALYMLDPEGNVTSWNSGAERIKGYHPEEIIGRRFECFYCDEDRQGGVPETSLSTALAEGRYEEERLQMRKDGSRFWANIVIDPVFDDAGKLLGFAKITRDITDKRRVQEELERARDELIQSQKMESLGQLTGGVAHDFNNLLTVILGGLQLLERQLPRDNEKVQNIWRNALEATRRGAQLTQRMLAFARKQRLFPQPIQLPALLQDMSELLVSSLGPTISLETRFPLQLDCVMSDQNQLELAIINLATNARDAMPGGGSITFSARNAQVGPRQSGKLAPGDYVCLAMTDSGLGMDEDTLRRAAEPFFTTKPTGKGTGLGLSIVHGLAQQQGGALLLRSTPGQGTTAEIWLPAVKTKAELVAESTELPPDAMGEPLEPLDLRVLVVDDDALVLAGTSALLADLGCQVARTDSARAALQWLEQSDFDLMITDFAMPDMDGMLLIQQVRQSYPALTCVLTTGYAGRLDTLADSVVRLPKPFDRDQLLALLLQVKHVG from the coding sequence ATGCCCGATACGACCGCCAGCACCGCCCAGCTCGTCGAAGATGCGCGCTACCGCCTGCTGGTCGAGGCGGTGACCGACTACGCCATCTACATGCTCGACCCCGATGGCCGCGTCAGCAGCTGGAGCTCCGGGGCGCAGCGCCTGAAGGGCTACGCCGCCGATGAGATACTCGGCGAGCACTTCTCGCGTTTCTATACCCCCGCCGACCGCGCAGCCGGGCTGCCGGAGCTGGCACTGGGCGAGGCGGCGCGGGTCGGGCGCTTCGAGAGTGAGGGCTGGCGCCTGCACCGCGATGGCAGTTCGTTCTGGGCCCACGTGGTGATCGACGCCATCCGCGATGTTTCCGGGGAGCTGCTGGGCTTCGCCAAGATCACCCGCGACCGCACCGAGCAGCACGAGACCGAACAGGCCCTGCGCCGCAGCGAGCAGCATTTCCGCCTGCTGGTCAATGGCGTCACCGACTACGCGCTGTACATGCTTGACCCCGAGGGCAATGTCACCAGCTGGAACTCCGGCGCGGAGCGGATCAAGGGCTACCATCCCGAAGAAATCATCGGTCGTCGTTTCGAGTGTTTCTACTGCGACGAGGATCGCCAGGGAGGCGTTCCCGAGACCAGCCTGAGCACCGCGCTGGCCGAGGGGCGCTACGAGGAAGAACGCCTGCAGATGCGCAAGGACGGCTCGCGGTTCTGGGCCAATATCGTCATCGACCCGGTATTCGACGACGCCGGCAAGCTGCTGGGTTTCGCCAAGATCACCCGCGACATCACCGACAAGCGCCGCGTCCAGGAAGAGCTGGAGCGCGCCCGCGACGAACTGATCCAGTCGCAGAAGATGGAGTCACTCGGCCAGCTGACCGGCGGCGTCGCCCACGACTTCAATAACCTGCTGACAGTGATCCTTGGCGGGCTGCAGTTGCTCGAACGACAACTGCCCAGGGACAACGAGAAGGTCCAGAACATCTGGCGCAACGCGCTGGAGGCGACCCGCCGCGGCGCCCAGCTGACCCAGCGGATGCTGGCCTTTGCGCGCAAGCAGCGGCTGTTCCCGCAACCGATCCAGCTGCCGGCACTGCTGCAGGACATGAGCGAGCTGCTGGTCAGCTCCCTGGGCCCGACCATCAGCCTGGAGACGCGCTTTCCGCTTCAGCTGGACTGCGTGATGAGCGACCAGAACCAGCTGGAGCTGGCGATCATCAACCTCGCCACCAACGCCCGCGACGCCATGCCTGGCGGCGGCAGCATCACCTTCTCGGCACGCAATGCCCAGGTCGGGCCGCGCCAGAGCGGCAAGCTGGCGCCGGGGGACTACGTGTGCCTGGCCATGACCGACTCGGGGCTGGGCATGGACGAGGACACCCTGCGCCGCGCCGCCGAGCCATTCTTCACCACCAAGCCGACCGGCAAGGGCACGGGGCTGGGATTGTCCATCGTCCATGGACTGGCCCAGCAGCAGGGCGGCGCGCTGCTGTTGCGCAGTACGCCAGGGCAGGGCACCACCGCGGAAATCTGGTTGCCGGCGGTGAAGACGAAGGCGGAGCTGGTAGCAGAAAGCACCGAACTGCCGCCCGATGCGATGGGCGAACCCCTGGAGCCGCTGGACCTGCGGGTGCTGGTGGTGGACGATGACGCGCTGGTGCTGGCCGGCACCAGCGCGCTGCTGGCGGACCTGGGTTGCCAGGTCGCGCGAACCGATTCGGCGCGGGCGGCGCTGCAATGGCTGGAGCAGTCCGACTTCGACCTGATGATCACCGATTTCGCCATGCCGGACATGGACGGCATGCTGCTGATCCAGCAGGTGCGCCAGTCCTACCCCGCATTGACCTGTGTGCTGACCACCGGTTACGCGGGACGGCTGGATACTCTGGCCGACTCGGTGGTGCGTCTGCCCAAACCCTTCGACCGCGACCAGTTGCTGGCTTTGCTGCTGCAGGTGAAGCACGTCGGGTAG
- a CDS encoding DedA family protein: MFEHLDLAQLLSSYGYPVLFLGCLLEGESMLLLAGIAAHQGLLGFTPVVVWATLAGTLGDQLLFWGGRRAGDRAVPWLQRRGLAVERVTGLIERYPHLSIFAVRFLYGMRLAGPLLIGASRVGWLRFLLINLLGAFCWALLFASAGYWAGELLEQWLGNLRPYRLPVFVAVLLVFGGLALWRYGRHRHKRKQGTSAN; the protein is encoded by the coding sequence ATGTTCGAGCATCTCGACCTCGCGCAACTGCTTTCCAGCTACGGCTATCCGGTGCTTTTCCTCGGTTGCCTGCTGGAGGGCGAATCGATGCTGCTGTTGGCGGGCATCGCGGCGCACCAGGGGCTGCTCGGCTTCACTCCGGTAGTGGTCTGGGCGACGCTGGCCGGAACCCTGGGCGATCAGTTGCTGTTCTGGGGCGGTCGCCGCGCGGGCGACCGTGCCGTGCCCTGGCTGCAACGGCGCGGGCTGGCCGTCGAACGGGTCACCGGGTTGATCGAGCGTTATCCGCACCTGTCGATCTTCGCGGTGCGCTTTCTCTACGGCATGCGCCTTGCCGGGCCGCTGTTGATCGGCGCCAGCCGGGTAGGGTGGCTGCGTTTCCTGCTGATCAACCTGCTCGGCGCCTTCTGCTGGGCGCTGCTGTTCGCCAGCGCCGGGTACTGGGCCGGGGAACTGCTGGAGCAATGGCTGGGCAACCTGCGGCCTTACCGCCTGCCGGTGTTCGTCGCGGTGCTGCTGGTGTTCGGCGGCCTGGCGTTGTGGCGCTACGGGCGGCATCGGCACAAGCGCAAGCAGGGCACATCCGCGAACTGA